Proteins co-encoded in one Mycobacteriales bacterium genomic window:
- a CDS encoding DUF433 domain-containing protein, translating into MTDVALLEREMYAEAEAARLLNVAQSTLHYWLEGKTGRGGKVHRPVIRQEPKGTGAAVTWAEFVEAGLLRQYRRELKVPLPELRAFIGLLRERFDVPYPLADRRPYASGKALVLEAQEQAGLPGELWLVTVAGGQLLLTPPSESFLRRVRWEGEVATGWRPHEDQDSVVLIDPAVRFGRPAVGGISTEVIWEHSEDGEDDDEIAEVYGLTPRDVAWALAYEKPRRAEARQRIA; encoded by the coding sequence ATGACGGACGTGGCGCTGCTCGAGCGCGAGATGTACGCCGAGGCCGAGGCGGCCCGGCTGCTCAACGTTGCCCAGAGCACGCTGCACTACTGGCTCGAGGGCAAGACCGGGCGAGGCGGCAAGGTGCACCGCCCCGTGATCCGTCAGGAGCCCAAGGGCACCGGCGCCGCGGTCACCTGGGCGGAGTTCGTGGAGGCCGGCTTGCTGCGTCAGTACCGCCGCGAGCTCAAGGTTCCGCTGCCCGAGCTCCGTGCCTTCATCGGCCTGCTTCGCGAGCGGTTCGACGTTCCCTACCCACTGGCCGACCGGCGCCCGTACGCCAGCGGCAAAGCGCTGGTGCTGGAAGCGCAGGAGCAGGCCGGCTTGCCTGGCGAGCTGTGGCTTGTCACGGTGGCCGGCGGACAACTGCTGCTCACACCACCGTCGGAGTCGTTCCTGCGGCGCGTCCGCTGGGAGGGCGAGGTCGCCACCGGGTGGCGGCCGCACGAGGACCAGGACTCTGTCGTTCTCATCGACCCGGCCGTCCGGTTCGGCCGACCTGCCGTCGGGGGCATCAGCACCGAGGTGATCTGGGAGCACTCAGAGGACGGCGAGGATGACGACGAGATTGCCGAGGTCTACGGCCTGACGCCGCGCGATGTCGCCTGGGCGCTGGCATACGAGAAGCCACGACGGGCTGAGGCGAGGCAGCGCATCGCGTGA